The following are encoded together in the Thalassolituus oleivorans MIL-1 genome:
- the mads3 gene encoding methylation-associated defense system AAA family ATPase MAD3, which yields MITRIEAYRYRCFNKLDLELDNLHVFAGSNGSGKTTLLDIPALIGDILMVSDINDAFFKPMNGKERSRADSPIELVHKLKGDNFTLVLEAEIPEQQQILLERVGPARFRAEPEKRSDTIRYELSIGIVEDKLEVKEEHLMLFNKHDRVTHGGEIQGGRFDNKNVFQVIERSNRQKAVFSPEWADKRQNKDIEFALHNERTAFASMPADSIDFPAAFWFLEFLKTGSHCYEPQWPAMRLAASPRDKNTFKADGSSLPWQVYALQERDPEGLNEWLELVQMALPSITKIEAKQRIDDSFCYLEVTYSNGMVVPSSGLSHGTLHILALTIIPYLKNAPKIITLEEPENGIHPKAIDAVLEALKLTSDTQLWLSTHSPVVLANTEVEQIITMRFNKDGATEVLKGHEHPRLKTWKGEVDLGTLFAAGVLE from the coding sequence ATGATTACGCGAATAGAGGCATACCGATATCGTTGCTTCAATAAGCTAGATTTAGAACTTGATAATCTGCATGTTTTTGCTGGTTCAAATGGTTCTGGGAAAACGACGTTATTAGATATCCCTGCCTTAATAGGCGATATCTTAATGGTTAGCGATATTAACGATGCTTTTTTCAAACCAATGAATGGTAAAGAAAGATCAAGAGCGGACAGTCCAATAGAACTTGTTCATAAACTAAAGGGAGACAACTTTACCTTAGTTTTAGAGGCTGAGATCCCAGAGCAACAGCAAATTTTACTAGAGCGAGTTGGTCCTGCAAGGTTTAGGGCCGAGCCAGAAAAGCGTAGCGATACCATTCGCTATGAACTATCGATTGGCATTGTTGAAGACAAACTGGAAGTGAAAGAAGAGCATTTGATGCTCTTTAATAAGCACGATAGAGTGACTCACGGCGGCGAGATCCAAGGTGGCAGATTTGATAATAAAAACGTTTTTCAAGTCATTGAAAGATCTAACAGACAGAAAGCCGTTTTTTCACCTGAATGGGCGGATAAAAGACAAAATAAAGATATTGAATTTGCCCTTCATAATGAGCGAACTGCTTTTGCTTCTATGCCCGCAGACAGCATTGATTTCCCAGCTGCGTTTTGGTTCCTGGAGTTCTTAAAAACAGGCTCGCACTGTTATGAACCACAATGGCCTGCGATGCGTTTGGCTGCCTCGCCGAGAGATAAAAATACCTTTAAAGCGGACGGTAGCAGTTTGCCGTGGCAAGTATATGCCTTGCAAGAACGCGATCCCGAAGGCTTAAACGAATGGTTAGAGTTGGTGCAAATGGCGCTGCCCTCTATTACTAAAATTGAAGCCAAGCAACGTATCGATGATAGCTTTTGTTACCTAGAAGTAACCTATAGCAACGGTATGGTGGTGCCTTCGAGTGGCTTGTCGCACGGTACTTTGCATATCTTAGCGTTGACAATTATCCCGTATTTGAAAAATGCACCTAAGATCATCACCTTAGAAGAGCCTGAAAACGGTATTCACCCTAAGGCAATCGATGCGGTGTTAGAAGCGTTAAAGCTCACCTCTGATACGCAATTGTGGTTATCAACGCACTCACCTGTGGTGCTCGCCAATACCGAAGTCGAGCAAATCATTACTATGCGCTTCAACAAAGACGGCGCAACAGAAGTATTAAAAGGCCATGAACACCCCCGCCTAAAAACATGGAAGGGCGAAGTGGATTTAGGAACCCTATTTGCGGCCGGAGTGTTGGAATAA
- the mads4 gene encoding methylation-associated defense system protein MAD4, with the protein MRDIVFLVADGEMQATVEGFFENPAFDTRLQCARFEFDTKQDLIKHPRKDPGVYQDGHNLLKSYVDTHNYAVVMVDFAFNDNLQTMDYQQFCEKIKANMRAAGWPDDRFFVMAINPELEVLMWQADTRRIESVFDYPGASGSLRAWLQERNLWDADELKPADPKAAIDAVRGQNWGRKKTHSQLFKRIAKDVSFRGCSDESFNGLLQQIQAWYPRVYA; encoded by the coding sequence ATGAGAGATATTGTTTTTTTAGTAGCCGACGGTGAAATGCAAGCCACGGTAGAAGGCTTTTTCGAAAATCCAGCGTTTGATACACGACTGCAATGCGCCAGATTTGAATTCGACACCAAGCAAGATTTAATCAAACACCCAAGAAAAGATCCGGGTGTTTATCAGGATGGTCATAACCTGCTGAAAAGCTATGTTGATACCCATAACTACGCGGTTGTTATGGTCGACTTTGCGTTTAATGACAACCTACAAACAATGGATTACCAGCAGTTCTGTGAAAAGATTAAAGCCAATATGCGTGCCGCAGGTTGGCCAGATGACCGCTTTTTTGTCATGGCGATAAACCCAGAGCTGGAAGTATTGATGTGGCAAGCGGATACCCGACGAATTGAGTCAGTATTTGATTATCCAGGTGCTAGTGGCAGCCTGAGAGCTTGGTTGCAAGAAAGAAACCTTTGGGATGCGGATGAACTTAAACCTGCCGATCCTAAAGCAGCAATTGATGCGGTAAGAGGCCAAAACTGGGGGCGGAAAAAGACCCACTCTCAGCTGTTTAAGCGCATTGCCAAAGACGTGTCTTTTCGTGGTTGTTCAGATGAGTCGTTTAATGGCTTATTGCAACAGATTCAGGCTTGGTATCCGAGGGTTTACGCATGA
- the mads5 gene encoding methylation-associated defense system restriction endonuclease subunit S MAD5, whose amino-acid sequence MIVDLVNSKWIEKSGYRMDCGPFVKGAFQARMVVEDLQAPKFLLRDLVSKTPDGNYKGKMLKRTFVDSQEYGVPFVTTTGLTKFDTSKFPLISTNIAKADPNCLLKEKTIQVSAAGTIGRVSMSRIDMVGMFGCSDNIKLNIDEKKVSPEYVYAFLAGKFGQALVCSGTYGSIIRHLDTKHLDEISIPVLDIEPTITDLISQVNKLRYRASELMSEVRMIVKRELGPIENGGISSVASSKLIQRRMDSFYHSEKVVKARDLLSGNSDKTVFDYSEKVFEPNRGARYKVEDESYGVPFISSSEVFKLNPKGEYFISRTRTPHFENLEIKDTDVLIPRSGQLGGIIGNAVLPYSSYYGCAGSEHLVRVRCKSQDDAFYLWSILDSQQGYLAAIGTAFGSSIPSLDCELIGNIRIPNSLETHRDRIITAVREMVNSLSMAANYETQAIASLEDAIETAAPKH is encoded by the coding sequence ATGATAGTTGATCTAGTTAATAGTAAATGGATTGAAAAATCGGGGTACAGAATGGATTGTGGACCATTTGTAAAAGGAGCTTTTCAAGCTAGGATGGTCGTTGAAGATTTACAGGCTCCGAAATTCTTATTGAGAGATCTTGTAAGTAAAACACCTGATGGAAACTACAAAGGTAAAATGTTGAAAAGGACATTCGTCGATTCACAAGAATATGGTGTTCCATTTGTAACAACTACTGGTCTAACGAAATTTGACACAAGTAAGTTTCCTCTGATTTCCACAAATATTGCAAAAGCTGACCCTAATTGTCTATTGAAGGAGAAAACAATCCAAGTTTCTGCAGCTGGGACAATTGGTAGGGTTTCCATGTCCAGAATTGATATGGTCGGGATGTTTGGTTGTAGTGACAATATAAAGTTAAATATTGATGAGAAAAAGGTCTCCCCAGAATATGTTTACGCTTTTCTCGCGGGAAAATTTGGGCAGGCTTTGGTTTGTTCAGGAACATACGGTTCCATAATTAGGCATTTGGATACGAAACATTTGGATGAAATATCTATTCCTGTTTTAGATATTGAACCCACAATTACTGATTTGATTTCTCAGGTTAATAAACTCAGATACAGAGCAAGTGAACTAATGTCTGAGGTACGCATGATTGTCAAAAGGGAATTGGGGCCGATAGAAAATGGAGGTATATCGTCAGTTGCCAGCTCAAAGTTGATACAAAGGAGGATGGACTCATTTTATCACTCTGAAAAAGTAGTCAAAGCGAGAGATTTACTGTCTGGAAATAGCGACAAGACTGTATTTGATTATTCAGAGAAAGTTTTTGAGCCAAATAGAGGTGCAAGATATAAAGTTGAAGATGAATCGTATGGAGTTCCATTTATATCTTCTTCCGAAGTTTTTAAGCTAAATCCAAAGGGCGAGTATTTTATATCTAGAACAAGGACTCCTCATTTTGAAAACCTTGAGATAAAAGATACAGATGTACTTATACCTAGGAGTGGTCAGTTAGGAGGGATTATTGGTAATGCGGTCCTTCCTTACTCTAGTTACTATGGTTGTGCTGGTTCAGAACACCTCGTTCGAGTTAGATGTAAGTCACAAGATGATGCGTTTTATCTTTGGAGTATCTTGGATTCACAACAAGGTTATTTAGCTGCGATTGGAACAGCATTTGGTTCTTCAATTCCTAGTTTAGATTGTGAGCTTATCGGTAATATACGCATTCCAAATAGTCTTGAGACACATAGAGATAGAATAATAACAGCTGTACGTGAAATGGTTAATTCTCTTTCTATGGCGGCAAATTATGAAACTCAAGCGATTGCAAGCTTAGAAGACGCAATAGAAACAGCAGCACCAAAGCATTAA
- the mads6 gene encoding methylation-associated defense system protein kinase MAD6, with product MAQVFAIGDVVNDEERKAIAWLKEKLPGDYFIIHSFEVEQYDQLFEVDICVVAPHAIYLVDAKGIHGQVEVDGTMWHTSHTSYRSPLPKLRGNAKSLSGLICKQNRANRDLKNIYVDTAVVLTIDDCEFKDPEDRERGHVVALKNSTRFFTDSARIPERFERNVTKYIQVIAEALGKSAKKRSHGERFGNWEVAETLVDNRYFTEYRVFNVTAGRKGGTVLAKAYKADPYLPDEERSKQKRLIENAYRAIAKMPSHSAIIGVKDFFVTEAQDKYLLLTDDIPGEILSKKLKDANSLLTLDQKKRIVNDLLLALAHLCRNSVVHRNITPEHILMGADGQPRLIDFDYARIGSENTTTIADEVQQRISNRYKAPELWADSHAASCASDMYSLGLVIFELFSGDAAFDSVTQAIEKSCLLSTKLSERYKQLPVEFDDWLQTLCHKEALQRPSPEDALAQFNALWQPKAAVDVTEPNKPAQLSVNTPITHEVSVNYKRLPSGYQLTNKYVVQQPLGKPGGFGIVYKVTDTFGDVSRAVKLILNDRESVLERLKQEYRTLVKLPEHPYVVKVYDADVLPNQGPPYIVFEYLEGLDVSELIQQRSLTAHEVWTMAKQVAEGLRHLHEHNIFHCDIKPQNLIWKDGKVRIIDFNVSVDAEDLTLGGGSRKYLPPDLSITETPQASDLVDRDLYALGITLYRAMTGEYPWANVQCPPMDELARHPSEFTQSFNLTDDVSAVLLKLIAPKRVDRFESAEQLLKALNKVQQLKKAQTLSEESTSQFHLPPLADGSNPSKSAFHDFMLTLYSQSRHSNAGTRGLDDYAKLIYVETALDTELAPAILAGQLRLVLITGNAGDGKTAFLQQLEAQVEAQGTSVHLNPQGNGSWFEINGHKYLTNYDGSQDEGSKDNDAVLEEFFSVYQGNDSNAWPHHETRLIAINEGRLVDFLTQHSERFSALKAVVEQSLKDGSVQNDVAVVNLNMRDVLASTQSQPKSIFERIIGKMTSAKVWQGCDYCALKDKCYVKHNIATFQDEQTGPKVIERLKYIYRLTSLRNQLHITMRDLRSALSYTLVGEYSCNEIKEIYANGEADKILHGYYFNAWCGNDNTQDRLLKLLRETDIAQGSDVRLDRGLDFLGLDAVDWLQFDQRSEHETQLLANVHQSLPNGTALSESKERYLSHRNVVGMLRRKAYFERRGENWQTLLPYRSAKLLVRYLEDSTLLNEAKSLAINAINRGEGLHNPMYFNGQLAMQVRKVHLGTIRSYRLFPSDVFSIEVKDSAMNSSFVEHSPQSLLLKYQDATGLTAELELDLDLFEMLHRLNQGYVPSAQAEQSFYLSLTVFKNVLASAPYQEVLLTTNGQQYEKITRDEGGVLQLERLVAEVQP from the coding sequence ATGGCACAGGTATTTGCAATTGGTGATGTGGTTAACGATGAAGAGCGTAAAGCCATCGCTTGGTTAAAAGAAAAGTTACCCGGCGATTACTTTATTATTCATAGCTTTGAAGTTGAACAGTATGACCAGCTGTTTGAAGTGGATATCTGTGTTGTAGCGCCCCATGCTATTTACTTAGTGGACGCCAAAGGCATCCATGGCCAGGTAGAGGTGGATGGAACCATGTGGCATACCTCGCACACCAGTTATCGCTCACCTTTACCGAAGTTGCGTGGCAATGCAAAGTCGTTATCGGGCCTCATTTGTAAGCAGAATCGCGCAAATAGAGATTTAAAAAACATCTATGTAGACACTGCGGTGGTGCTCACCATAGATGATTGCGAGTTCAAGGACCCGGAAGATCGTGAGCGCGGCCATGTGGTGGCACTAAAAAACAGCACCCGTTTCTTCACCGACAGTGCCCGTATTCCAGAGCGCTTTGAGCGCAATGTGACTAAGTACATTCAGGTCATCGCTGAAGCCTTGGGTAAATCGGCCAAAAAGCGTAGCCATGGTGAACGTTTTGGTAACTGGGAAGTGGCTGAAACCTTGGTTGATAATCGGTACTTTACGGAATACCGAGTATTTAACGTTACCGCGGGCCGCAAAGGCGGTACGGTGCTGGCTAAAGCCTATAAAGCCGACCCTTACCTGCCAGATGAAGAACGCAGCAAGCAAAAGCGCCTGATTGAAAACGCGTATCGTGCCATTGCAAAAATGCCCTCGCACTCTGCCATTATTGGTGTGAAAGACTTTTTTGTTACCGAAGCGCAAGACAAGTATTTGCTACTAACCGACGACATTCCTGGCGAAATCCTCAGCAAAAAGCTTAAAGACGCAAACTCGCTGCTCACGCTGGACCAGAAAAAGCGCATCGTTAATGACCTGTTGCTGGCGTTAGCGCATTTATGCCGCAATAGCGTAGTCCATCGCAATATTACCCCTGAGCATATCTTAATGGGGGCCGACGGTCAGCCACGGCTGATTGATTTTGACTACGCTCGGATAGGGAGTGAAAACACCACCACGATTGCCGACGAAGTACAGCAGCGGATCTCAAACCGTTATAAAGCCCCCGAACTGTGGGCTGATAGCCATGCAGCGAGCTGCGCCTCGGATATGTACAGTTTAGGTCTGGTTATTTTTGAGCTGTTTAGTGGTGATGCGGCCTTCGATTCGGTCACGCAAGCCATCGAGAAATCGTGTCTGCTCAGTACAAAGTTGAGTGAGCGATATAAACAGCTACCAGTAGAGTTTGATGATTGGCTGCAAACCTTATGTCACAAAGAGGCACTGCAACGGCCAAGCCCTGAAGATGCGCTGGCGCAATTTAATGCACTCTGGCAACCCAAAGCAGCAGTAGACGTTACAGAGCCAAATAAACCAGCACAACTCAGCGTTAATACGCCAATTACCCATGAGGTTTCAGTCAATTACAAGCGCTTACCCAGTGGCTACCAGCTAACCAATAAATACGTCGTGCAGCAACCACTCGGTAAACCAGGTGGTTTTGGTATTGTATATAAGGTAACTGATACCTTTGGCGATGTTTCGCGTGCCGTTAAACTGATTTTGAATGATAGAGAATCGGTATTAGAGCGCTTAAAGCAGGAATACCGCACCTTGGTAAAACTGCCAGAGCACCCTTATGTGGTAAAGGTGTACGATGCAGACGTACTTCCTAATCAAGGCCCGCCTTATATTGTTTTTGAGTACCTTGAAGGCTTAGATGTCAGTGAACTGATCCAGCAGCGCTCATTAACGGCACACGAAGTGTGGACCATGGCCAAGCAAGTCGCGGAGGGGTTACGACATTTACATGAGCACAATATTTTCCACTGTGACATCAAGCCACAAAACCTGATTTGGAAAGACGGTAAAGTTCGTATCATCGATTTTAACGTATCGGTAGATGCTGAAGATCTAACCTTAGGTGGCGGTTCCCGAAAGTATTTACCACCAGATTTAAGCATTACCGAAACACCGCAAGCCTCTGATTTAGTTGACAGGGACTTATATGCCTTGGGCATTACCCTATATCGTGCCATGACCGGTGAATACCCATGGGCCAATGTGCAGTGCCCACCTATGGACGAGTTAGCTCGTCACCCTAGTGAGTTTACCCAGAGCTTTAATTTAACCGATGATGTTTCGGCGGTACTGCTAAAACTGATCGCTCCAAAACGAGTTGACCGTTTTGAATCTGCCGAACAATTGCTGAAAGCACTGAATAAAGTCCAGCAATTGAAAAAGGCGCAAACTTTATCGGAAGAAAGTACTTCGCAGTTTCATTTGCCGCCACTTGCGGATGGCTCTAACCCAAGTAAATCTGCGTTTCATGATTTTATGCTGACGCTGTATAGCCAAAGTCGCCATTCAAATGCCGGCACCCGTGGCTTAGATGATTACGCAAAGTTAATTTACGTTGAAACCGCCTTAGATACCGAGCTTGCTCCTGCAATTCTGGCTGGGCAACTGCGCTTGGTACTGATTACCGGTAATGCAGGTGATGGCAAAACCGCATTTTTGCAGCAATTGGAGGCTCAAGTTGAAGCGCAAGGAACAAGCGTTCACTTAAACCCACAAGGGAATGGCAGCTGGTTTGAAATAAATGGCCATAAATACCTGACTAACTACGATGGTAGTCAAGACGAAGGTAGCAAAGATAATGACGCGGTACTCGAAGAGTTCTTTAGCGTCTATCAAGGTAACGATTCAAATGCATGGCCACATCACGAGACCCGGTTAATTGCCATTAACGAAGGTCGGCTAGTCGACTTTTTAACCCAACATTCAGAAAGGTTTTCTGCTCTAAAAGCCGTAGTTGAACAAAGTTTAAAAGATGGCTCAGTGCAAAATGACGTGGCGGTAGTTAACCTAAATATGCGCGATGTGCTGGCTTCGACGCAAAGTCAACCTAAGTCTATTTTTGAGCGAATCATCGGAAAAATGACCTCGGCCAAGGTTTGGCAAGGCTGTGATTATTGTGCGCTAAAAGACAAATGCTACGTTAAGCACAATATTGCTACCTTTCAAGACGAGCAAACTGGCCCTAAAGTCATCGAACGTTTGAAGTATATCTACAGACTGACCAGTTTACGCAATCAGCTACATATCACGATGCGAGATTTACGTTCGGCACTGAGTTATACGCTAGTCGGTGAATACTCCTGTAACGAAATTAAAGAAATCTATGCCAATGGCGAAGCCGACAAAATCCTTCACGGTTATTACTTTAACGCTTGGTGCGGTAACGACAATACCCAAGATAGATTGTTAAAGCTGCTGAGGGAAACCGACATTGCTCAAGGGTCTGACGTTCGCTTAGATCGCGGACTGGACTTTTTAGGCTTAGATGCTGTTGATTGGTTGCAGTTTGATCAGCGTAGTGAACACGAAACTCAGCTGCTAGCCAATGTTCATCAGAGCTTACCCAATGGCACGGCACTAAGTGAGAGTAAGGAACGCTATCTATCTCATCGTAATGTGGTCGGGATGTTACGCAGAAAGGCCTACTTTGAGCGCCGTGGAGAAAACTGGCAAACATTACTGCCTTATCGTTCAGCGAAGTTATTAGTACGTTACCTCGAAGACAGTACGTTACTAAATGAAGCGAAATCGCTTGCCATTAATGCAATTAACCGTGGCGAAGGTTTGCATAATCCGATGTATTTTAACGGCCAACTGGCGATGCAAGTACGTAAGGTACACTTAGGCACTATTAGAAGTTATCGCTTATTCCCATCGGATGTTTTTTCCATTGAAGTGAAAGACTCAGCGATGAACTCGTCATTTGTGGAGCATAGTCCGCAGTCACTATTGCTTAAGTACCAAGATGCGACCGGCCTTACGGCTGAGTTGGAATTGGACTTGGATTTGTTTGAAATGCTGCATCGTCTTAATCAAGGCTACGTGCCTTCGGCGCAAGCGGAGCAGAGTTTTTATTTAAGTTTAACCGTATTTAAGAACGTATTGGCTTCAGCACCATATCAAGAGGTTTTGCTAACTACCAACGGCCAACAGTACGAAAAAATAACCCGCGACGAAGGTGGTGTGTTGCAATTAGAACGATTGGTAGCGGAGGTTCAGCCATGA
- the mads7 gene encoding methylation-associated defense system protein MAD7, with amino-acid sequence MKLGKKDKAFRTNKVSYLDYKIVEMDRVLTHLFARLKHNGASSKLSAKGMTVELFKDEFLDSRNGTHFKNFSQAPITIEKWIETHLVDLINRGKANEAVAAPRPLHGNTYLFRNPKNCRDYGASKQVYELLYHANNGQTAINRLKQFFFAGVDSTTGQYDSSSQVDVETQAILRLSDQVKSDAPDHADLQERFAPLNQQAADILAEDIIKLLTYRQYIPRSVMVEYIKILLAFHLALYQLKLFKLLPALSKSKGRNLQESNKQKTALYVDMTNGANGLSESMAEQSATLHYKRIPAFVKAYFGVKKLDEFAEYLSKKGKLSGSKSIKQMSVPDLFTLLESPLEQERDQFFGQRNAGILDTSVSSAHESEEIPPEIHAITQLGLPEYETYIEILLFVQGNAIRSGLVKNLDSFMLKNKPGALLEQQSGSTGGRRFSVDGRLLEVLLQLAVLTKGGDLGFHTKELRVDELLTFLKERYGIFIESLPDTDAFCESSIDVNKALRDNLSGFKRRLREIGFYRDLSDAYVTQTVTPRYQINSKQNESMKGHNA; translated from the coding sequence ATGAAGTTAGGTAAAAAAGATAAGGCTTTTCGCACCAATAAAGTGAGCTATCTTGATTACAAAATTGTCGAAATGGATAGGGTCTTAACTCATCTATTCGCTCGGCTAAAGCACAATGGCGCTTCTAGTAAACTAAGTGCTAAAGGTATGACGGTTGAGTTGTTTAAAGACGAGTTTCTAGACTCTCGTAATGGAACACATTTTAAAAACTTCTCTCAAGCCCCTATTACTATTGAAAAGTGGATTGAAACCCACTTGGTGGACTTAATTAATCGTGGCAAGGCTAACGAAGCGGTTGCTGCGCCGAGACCACTTCACGGCAATACTTATTTGTTTCGAAATCCTAAAAATTGCCGGGATTATGGTGCCTCTAAGCAAGTATATGAGTTGCTTTACCATGCCAATAATGGTCAGACCGCGATTAACCGACTCAAACAGTTTTTCTTTGCTGGTGTCGATTCTACGACAGGTCAGTATGATAGTTCGTCGCAAGTAGATGTTGAAACGCAGGCAATATTAAGACTGTCTGATCAAGTAAAGTCTGACGCGCCGGATCATGCTGACTTACAAGAACGGTTTGCGCCGCTTAATCAACAAGCTGCGGATATTTTAGCTGAAGATATCATTAAGCTTCTGACGTATCGCCAGTATATTCCTCGTTCAGTGATGGTTGAGTACATAAAGATATTGTTAGCCTTTCACCTGGCGCTATACCAATTGAAATTGTTTAAGTTGCTACCGGCTTTGTCTAAGAGTAAGGGACGTAATCTTCAAGAGAGCAATAAGCAAAAGACGGCGCTCTATGTGGACATGACAAATGGCGCTAATGGCTTGAGTGAATCGATGGCTGAGCAAAGCGCGACGTTACACTACAAGCGTATTCCTGCTTTTGTTAAAGCCTATTTCGGCGTTAAAAAACTCGATGAATTTGCAGAGTATCTATCGAAAAAAGGTAAATTATCGGGGTCAAAATCGATAAAACAAATGTCAGTGCCTGATTTGTTCACTCTGCTGGAGTCGCCGTTAGAGCAAGAGCGCGATCAGTTTTTTGGTCAGCGCAACGCTGGAATTTTAGATACGTCAGTGTCATCTGCACATGAGTCAGAGGAAATTCCGCCAGAGATTCATGCTATTACCCAGCTAGGCTTACCTGAGTATGAAACCTACATAGAGATTTTGTTATTTGTCCAAGGTAATGCAATTCGCTCTGGTTTAGTCAAAAACCTAGATAGTTTTATGCTCAAGAATAAACCTGGTGCTTTGTTAGAACAACAAAGTGGTAGCACTGGTGGACGTCGATTTAGCGTTGATGGACGACTGCTAGAAGTGTTGTTACAGCTGGCAGTACTCACCAAAGGTGGTGACTTGGGTTTTCACACTAAGGAGTTAAGAGTTGATGAGCTGTTAACTTTCTTAAAAGAACGATATGGCATTTTTATTGAATCGTTACCCGATACAGATGCTTTCTGTGAGTCATCAATTGATGTGAATAAAGCGCTTAGAGATAACTTATCTGGTTTTAAACGCCGGTTACGAGAAATTGGTTTTTATCGCGATCTTTCTGATGCGTATGTAACACAAACTGTTACTCCAAGGTATCAGATAAATAGTAAGCAAAATGAGAGTATGAAAGGACATAACGCATGA